The following are from one region of the Heterodontus francisci isolate sHetFra1 chromosome 34, sHetFra1.hap1, whole genome shotgun sequence genome:
- the LOC137349111 gene encoding coiled-coil domain-containing protein 102A-like isoform X1, protein MARQKFPGQASEDKGVRQGAAMSRATQASRPQASPPPVQHRPRSPLPALPAPPAAPQPEEGGRDPVHGRCRQELLEAKALAANLEKTVRWWSDCSARWKEKWGKANLEKVRCRRECQLLRQKVKSLHREVSQLKAELGEAGEEEAVPAAGGGQERGWQPASGRGGEGPGAGARRVRHPDKGADLLDEDQEQPATEEEDPEGVLAACLSCKCSVRSEGGPGDEATVVHGTGRLDRQREWPRGTRQHRGDQLLIPGQPEIPTRDTKQQRVVSLGKGDYKAGIRQQVAILDHQTQP, encoded by the exons ATGGCCCGTCAaaaattcccaggacag GCCTCTGAGGATAAAGGAGTGAGGCAGGGGGCAGCCATGAGCAGAGCGACCCAGGCCAGTAGGCCTCAGGCCTCGCCTCCACCTGTCCAGCACCGGCCCAGGTCCCCGCTGCCGGCGCTGCCGGCGCCGCCGGCCGCCCCCCAGCCCGAGGAGGGGGGCCGGGACCCGGTCCACGGGCGGTGCCGGCAGGAGCTGCTGGAGGCCAAGGCCCTGGCGGCCAACCTGGAGAAGACGGTGCGCTGGTGGTCCGACTGCAGCGCTCGCTGGAAGGAGAAGTGGGGCAAGGCCAACCTGGAGAAGGTGAGGTGCCGGCGGGAGTGCCAGCTGCTCAGGCAGAAGGTCAAGTCCCTGCACCGCGAGGTCAGCCAGCTCAAGGCCGAGCTGGGAGAGGCGGGCGAAGAAGAGGCCGTGCCGGCGGCCGGAGGCGGCCAGGAACGGGGATGGCAACCGGCCAGCGGCCGCGGCGGTGAAGGGCCGGGCGCGGGGGCCCGACGAGTGCGGCACCCCGACAAG GGGGCAGATTTATTGGACGAGGACCAGGAGCAGCCGGCGACCGAGGAGGAGGACCCCGAGGGCGTCCTTGCTGCCTGCCTGAGCTGCAAGTGCAGCGTGAGGAGTGAGGGGGGTCCGGGGGACGAGGCAACGGTCGTGCACGGGACTGGGCGGCTGGACCGGCAGCGGGAATGGCCAAGAGGGACACGGCAACACCGAGG AGATCAGCTCCTTATTCCCGGACAGCCCGAGATCCCAACACGTGACACAAAACAGCAAAGAGTTGTGTCTTTGGGAAAGGGAGACTACAAGGCAGGAATTAGGCAG CAGGTGGCGATATTGGACCATCAGACGCAGCCTTGA
- the LOC137349111 gene encoding coiled-coil domain-containing protein 102A-like isoform X2 — MARQKFPGQASEDKGVRQGAAMSRATQASRPQASPPPVQHRPRSPLPALPAPPAAPQPEEGGRDPVHGRCRQELLEAKALAANLEKTVRWWSDCSARWKEKWGKANLEKVRCRRECQLLRQKVKSLHREVSQLKAELGEAGEEEAVPAAGGGQERGWQPASGRGGEGPGAGARRVRHPDKGADLLDEDQEQPATEEEDPEGVLAACLSCKCSVRSEGGPGDEATVVHGTGRLDRQREWPRGTRQHRGDQLLIPGQPEIPTRDTKQQRVVSLGKGDYKAGIRQVAILDHQTQP, encoded by the exons ATGGCCCGTCAaaaattcccaggacag GCCTCTGAGGATAAAGGAGTGAGGCAGGGGGCAGCCATGAGCAGAGCGACCCAGGCCAGTAGGCCTCAGGCCTCGCCTCCACCTGTCCAGCACCGGCCCAGGTCCCCGCTGCCGGCGCTGCCGGCGCCGCCGGCCGCCCCCCAGCCCGAGGAGGGGGGCCGGGACCCGGTCCACGGGCGGTGCCGGCAGGAGCTGCTGGAGGCCAAGGCCCTGGCGGCCAACCTGGAGAAGACGGTGCGCTGGTGGTCCGACTGCAGCGCTCGCTGGAAGGAGAAGTGGGGCAAGGCCAACCTGGAGAAGGTGAGGTGCCGGCGGGAGTGCCAGCTGCTCAGGCAGAAGGTCAAGTCCCTGCACCGCGAGGTCAGCCAGCTCAAGGCCGAGCTGGGAGAGGCGGGCGAAGAAGAGGCCGTGCCGGCGGCCGGAGGCGGCCAGGAACGGGGATGGCAACCGGCCAGCGGCCGCGGCGGTGAAGGGCCGGGCGCGGGGGCCCGACGAGTGCGGCACCCCGACAAG GGGGCAGATTTATTGGACGAGGACCAGGAGCAGCCGGCGACCGAGGAGGAGGACCCCGAGGGCGTCCTTGCTGCCTGCCTGAGCTGCAAGTGCAGCGTGAGGAGTGAGGGGGGTCCGGGGGACGAGGCAACGGTCGTGCACGGGACTGGGCGGCTGGACCGGCAGCGGGAATGGCCAAGAGGGACACGGCAACACCGAGG AGATCAGCTCCTTATTCCCGGACAGCCCGAGATCCCAACACGTGACACAAAACAGCAAAGAGTTGTGTCTTTGGGAAAGGGAGACTACAAGGCAGGAATTAGGCAG GTGGCGATATTGGACCATCAGACGCAGCCTTGA